In the genome of Nonomuraea sp. NBC_00507, the window GGAACGGGATCGGCGCGCGGGGTTGTCAGGCGCCGCCTGACGGGTCTAGTGTCAGGCCATGCCTGACTGGGAAGACAAGATCCGCTGCTCCTTCTGCCACAAGAAGAGTGCGGACGTTGAGAAGGTCATTGCCGGTCCTGGAGTGCATATTTGTGACCAGTGCATCCAATTGTGCAATGACATCCTCGCGGAGGAACGACTCGTCTCCTCCACCGAGCCCCGGCTCCCCATGTGGGAGTCGATGACCGAAGAGCAAATACTCGAGCACCTTCCGAAAATCGCCGCCGTGCAGGCCCAGGTCGACGACAATCTGCGCGACTGGGTGGCGCACCTGCGCGGCAGGGACGTCAGCTGGGAGCGCATCGGGGCCTCGCTCGGCATGACCCGTCAATCGGCGTGGGAACGCTTCAGAAGCGAGAAATAGGGCGTCAACCGTTGTGACGTCTGGGGCGTCATTACGTCAGGGAGGCCCATTATGCGCGTCCTTGACGGCCTCGCGGCGCCGGGCCTGGAAGAGCTCCAGCTGGAGCTGATTCTCGTCCTCGCGCTGCAGGAAGAGGCAGAAC includes:
- a CDS encoding ClpX C4-type zinc finger protein, which translates into the protein MPDWEDKIRCSFCHKKSADVEKVIAGPGVHICDQCIQLCNDILAEERLVSSTEPRLPMWESMTEEQILEHLPKIAAVQAQVDDNLRDWVAHLRGRDVSWERIGASLGMTRQSAWERFRSEK